The Cellulomonas wangleii genome includes a region encoding these proteins:
- a CDS encoding ATP-dependent Clp protease ATP-binding subunit, whose translation MFERFTDRARRVVVLAQEEARMLNHNYIGTEHILLGLIHEGEGVAAKALESLGISLEAVRAQVQEIIGEGQQAPSGHIPFTPRAKKVLELSLREALQLGHNYIGTEHILLGLIREGEGVAAQVLNKLGADLNRVRQQVIQLVSGYQGKEPVASGGPAEGQPSGSAVLDQFGRNLTQAARDGKLDPVIGREKEIERVMQVLSRRTKNNPVLIGEPGVGKTAVVEGLAQDIVRGDVPETLKDKQLYTLDLGALVAGSRYRGDFEERLKKVLKEIRTRGDIILFIDEIHTLVGAGAAEGAIDAASILKPMLARGELQTIGATTLDEYRKYVEKDPALERRFQPIQVAEPNLQHAIEILKGLRDRYEAHHRVSITDSALVAAATLADRYVNDRYLPDKAIDLVDEAGARLRIRRMTAPPELRELDEQIAETRRDKESAIDEQDFEKAARLRDEEKQLGLKRAEKEKAWKNGDLDAVAEVDEELIAEVLANATGIPVFKLTEEESSRLLHMEENLHKRVVGQDAAIKALSQAIRRTRAGLKDPKRPGGSFIFAGPTGVGKTELAKALAEFLFGDEDALIQLDMSEFSEKHTVSRLFGSPPGYVGYDEGGQLTEKVRRKPFSVVLFDEVEKAHADIFNSLLQILEDGRLTDSQGRVIDFKNTVIIMTTNLGTRDIAKGVMTGFQAGGELATDYERMKSKVNDELKQHFRPEFLNRVDDVVVFPQLSQPEIFQIVDLMIAKLDKRLRDKDMAIEITPAAKKLLSEKGYDPVLGARPLRRAIQRDIEDALSEKILFGELKAGQKVIVDAQGEGLLGEFLFRGVPRGAQDVDPLPVGASVGTPGSGTDVPAAPTAPARGDGGTGLAPA comes from the coding sequence ATGTTCGAGAGATTCACGGACCGAGCCCGTCGCGTGGTCGTCCTCGCCCAGGAAGAGGCGCGGATGCTCAACCACAACTACATCGGCACCGAGCACATCCTCCTGGGTCTGATCCACGAGGGTGAGGGTGTCGCGGCCAAGGCCCTGGAGTCCCTCGGCATCTCCCTGGAGGCGGTCCGCGCCCAGGTGCAGGAGATCATCGGCGAGGGCCAGCAGGCGCCGAGCGGGCACATCCCGTTCACGCCGCGCGCCAAGAAGGTCCTGGAGCTGTCGCTGCGCGAGGCGCTGCAGCTCGGCCACAACTACATCGGCACCGAGCACATCCTGCTCGGCCTGATCCGTGAGGGCGAGGGCGTCGCCGCCCAGGTCCTCAACAAGCTCGGCGCCGACCTCAACCGGGTCCGCCAGCAGGTCATCCAGCTCGTCTCGGGCTACCAGGGCAAGGAGCCGGTCGCGTCGGGCGGCCCCGCCGAGGGTCAGCCCTCGGGGTCGGCGGTGCTCGACCAGTTCGGCCGCAACCTCACGCAGGCGGCCCGCGACGGCAAGCTCGACCCGGTCATCGGGCGCGAGAAGGAGATCGAGCGGGTCATGCAGGTGCTGTCCCGCCGCACCAAGAACAACCCGGTGCTGATCGGCGAGCCCGGCGTCGGCAAGACGGCGGTCGTCGAGGGCCTGGCCCAGGACATCGTGCGCGGCGACGTGCCGGAGACGCTGAAGGACAAGCAGCTCTACACGCTCGACCTCGGCGCCCTGGTCGCCGGCTCGCGCTACCGCGGTGACTTCGAGGAGCGCCTGAAGAAGGTCCTCAAGGAGATCCGCACGCGCGGCGACATCATCCTGTTCATCGACGAGATCCACACGCTCGTCGGTGCGGGTGCCGCCGAGGGCGCGATCGACGCCGCGTCGATCCTCAAGCCCATGCTGGCGCGCGGCGAGCTGCAGACCATCGGTGCCACCACGCTCGACGAGTACCGCAAGTACGTCGAGAAGGACCCGGCCCTGGAGCGCCGCTTCCAGCCGATCCAGGTCGCCGAGCCGAACCTGCAGCACGCGATCGAGATCCTCAAGGGCCTGCGCGACCGCTACGAGGCGCACCACCGCGTGTCCATCACGGACTCCGCCCTGGTGGCCGCCGCGACGCTGGCCGACCGGTACGTCAACGACCGGTACCTGCCGGACAAGGCGATCGACCTGGTCGACGAGGCCGGCGCCCGCCTGCGGATCCGCCGCATGACGGCCCCGCCGGAGCTGCGCGAGCTCGACGAGCAGATCGCCGAGACGCGTCGCGACAAGGAGTCCGCGATCGACGAGCAGGACTTCGAGAAGGCCGCGCGCCTGCGCGACGAGGAGAAGCAGCTCGGGCTCAAGCGCGCCGAGAAGGAGAAGGCCTGGAAGAACGGCGACCTGGACGCCGTCGCCGAGGTCGACGAGGAGCTCATCGCCGAGGTGCTGGCGAACGCCACGGGCATCCCGGTGTTCAAGCTCACCGAGGAGGAGTCCAGCCGGCTCCTGCACATGGAGGAGAACCTGCACAAGCGGGTCGTCGGGCAGGACGCGGCGATCAAGGCGCTCTCGCAGGCCATCCGCCGCACGCGTGCGGGTCTGAAGGACCCGAAGCGTCCCGGTGGGTCGTTCATCTTCGCCGGCCCCACCGGCGTCGGGAAGACCGAGCTGGCCAAGGCGCTCGCCGAGTTCCTCTTCGGGGACGAGGACGCGCTGATCCAGCTCGACATGTCGGAGTTCTCGGAGAAGCACACGGTGTCGCGGCTGTTCGGGTCGCCTCCCGGGTACGTCGGGTACGACGAGGGCGGGCAGCTCACCGAGAAGGTGCGTCGCAAGCCGTTCTCGGTCGTCCTGTTCGACGAGGTCGAGAAGGCGCACGCGGACATCTTCAACTCGCTGCTGCAGATCCTCGAGGACGGTCGCCTGACCGACTCGCAGGGCCGCGTCATCGACTTCAAGAACACCGTGATCATCATGACCACGAACCTCGGCACGCGGGACATCGCCAAGGGCGTCATGACCGGCTTCCAGGCCGGTGGCGAGCTGGCGACGGACTACGAGCGCATGAAGTCGAAGGTCAACGACGAGCTCAAGCAGCACTTCCGGCCCGAGTTCCTCAACCGCGTCGACGACGTGGTGGTCTTCCCGCAGCTCTCGCAGCCCGAGATCTTCCAGATCGTCGACCTGATGATCGCCAAGCTCGACAAGCGCCTGCGCGACAAGGACATGGCCATCGAGATCACGCCGGCGGCCAAGAAGCTGCTGTCGGAGAAGGGCTACGACCCTGTCCTCGGTGCCCGTCCGCTGCGTCGCGCGATCCAGCGGGACATCGAGGACGCGCTGTCCGAGAAGATCCTGTTCGGTGAGCTGAAGGCCGGTCAGAAGGTCATCGTCGACGCCCAGGGCGAGGGTCTGCTCGGGGAGTTCCTGTTCCGTGGCGTGCCGCGCGGCGCGCAGGACGTGGACCCGCTGCCGGTCGGTGCGTCCGTCGGCACGCCGGGCTCCGGCACCGACGTCCCGGCGGCGCCCACGGCGCCGGCCCGCGGTGACGGCGGCACGGGGCTCGCCCCCGCCTGA
- a CDS encoding extracellular solute-binding protein — protein sequence MRVTRTVAASAALVMGALVLAACGGSTDEGGQEDGAVTMTFWHNSTTDAGKAYQQEMVDAFEAENPGVEITLQVVQNEEMDGKLQTALNSGDAPDIFMARGGGKLADIAEAGQVMDLTDLVDDSTRDALGGTIEAFTIDGKVYGMPTAVLPGGIFYSKDLFAQAGITSTPTTMAELEQAVAALKAAGIEPIALGAKDAWPAAHWYYFYALRSCSQDTIDQAAKERSFDDPCWTQAGQEFADFAALQPFNSGFLTTSAQQGAGSSAGLVANHQAAMELMGAWNPGVIGGLTPDGEPLADLGWFPFPQVEGGAGDPTAMMGGIDGLSCHVDAPAECAEFLNFLLRKENQEGFAEAFVSLPASKEAQGVVTDPALQEVLAAYDDAAYVSVWLDTLFGQNVGNALNGAVVEMLAGDGDAAGIVSAVNDAAAKE from the coding sequence ATGAGGGTGACGAGGACGGTGGCGGCATCGGCCGCGCTGGTCATGGGGGCGCTGGTGCTGGCCGCGTGCGGCGGCTCCACCGACGAGGGCGGGCAGGAGGACGGTGCCGTCACGATGACGTTCTGGCACAACTCCACCACCGACGCCGGCAAGGCGTACCAGCAGGAGATGGTGGACGCCTTCGAGGCCGAGAACCCCGGCGTCGAGATCACCCTGCAGGTGGTCCAGAACGAGGAGATGGACGGCAAGCTGCAGACGGCGCTGAACTCCGGCGACGCGCCGGACATCTTCATGGCCCGCGGTGGCGGCAAGCTCGCGGACATCGCCGAGGCGGGCCAGGTGATGGACCTGACCGACCTCGTCGACGACTCCACCCGCGACGCCCTGGGCGGCACCATCGAGGCCTTCACGATCGACGGCAAGGTCTACGGCATGCCCACGGCGGTCCTGCCCGGCGGCATCTTCTACAGCAAGGACCTGTTCGCGCAGGCGGGCATCACGTCGACGCCGACGACCATGGCCGAGCTCGAGCAGGCCGTCGCCGCGCTGAAGGCCGCCGGCATCGAGCCGATCGCCCTGGGGGCCAAGGACGCGTGGCCCGCGGCGCACTGGTACTACTTCTACGCCCTGCGGTCGTGCTCGCAGGACACGATCGACCAGGCGGCGAAGGAGCGCAGCTTCGACGACCCGTGCTGGACGCAGGCGGGTCAGGAGTTCGCCGACTTCGCGGCGCTGCAGCCGTTCAACTCGGGCTTCCTCACCACCAGCGCGCAGCAGGGTGCGGGGTCGTCGGCCGGCCTGGTCGCCAACCACCAGGCGGCGATGGAGCTGATGGGCGCGTGGAACCCCGGTGTCATCGGCGGGCTGACGCCCGACGGCGAGCCGCTGGCCGACCTCGGCTGGTTCCCGTTCCCGCAGGTCGAGGGCGGTGCGGGTGACCCGACCGCGATGATGGGCGGCATCGACGGGCTCAGCTGTCACGTCGACGCCCCGGCCGAGTGCGCCGAGTTCCTCAACTTCCTGCTCCGCAAGGAGAACCAGGAGGGCTTCGCGGAGGCGTTCGTCTCGCTGCCCGCCAGCAAGGAGGCCCAGGGCGTGGTGACCGACCCCGCGCTCCAGGAGGTCCTGGCCGCCTACGACGACGCCGCGTACGTGTCGGTGTGGCTCGACACGCTCTTCGGGCAGAACGTCGGCAACGCGCTCAACGGGGCCGTGGTCGAGATGCTCGCGGGCGACGGCGACGCCGCGGGCATCGTCTCCGCCGTCAACGACGCGGCCGCCAAGGAGTAG
- a CDS encoding type III secretion system chaperone family protein produces the protein MRPLLTAVAAALAPARPLRVDDAAGTLDVASQLPGGEPVLVLVREEAATVTCYGRVPVDVPADRAADVARLAGALTADLFTTCVEAGSPTGTVAVRGSLALGPLAPVPDGRPVLHPDVLGALLLAVVEDVEATVERVLDAVEDVVAGTRGPAEAAYDVRTADLDALVLQVEALEAD, from the coding sequence GTGAGGCCGCTGCTGACCGCGGTCGCCGCAGCCCTCGCCCCGGCGCGTCCCCTGCGCGTGGACGACGCCGCGGGCACGCTCGACGTCGCCTCCCAGCTGCCCGGCGGGGAGCCGGTGCTGGTGCTCGTCCGGGAGGAGGCCGCCACGGTCACCTGCTACGGCCGTGTGCCCGTCGACGTCCCGGCGGACCGTGCGGCCGACGTCGCCCGGCTCGCGGGTGCGCTCACGGCCGACCTGTTCACGACGTGCGTCGAGGCCGGGTCACCGACCGGGACGGTCGCCGTGCGCGGCTCGCTGGCCCTCGGTCCGCTCGCACCGGTGCCCGACGGCCGGCCCGTCCTGCACCCCGACGTGCTCGGTGCGCTGCTGCTGGCGGTCGTCGAGGACGTCGAGGCGACGGTCGAGCGCGTCCTGGACGCGGTCGAGGACGTCGTCGCCGGCACCCGCGGTCCCGCCGAGGCCGCGTACGACGTCCGCACCGCGGACCTCGACGCGCTCGTCCTGCAGGTCGAGGCGCTCGAGGCCGACTGA
- a CDS encoding DUF4280 domain-containing protein, whose translation MPLPVTTSATVTCSFGTAPATLVALPTPRVLVEGRPVATVSDAAPLVNVPPFAMCLSLANPQVAAATAAALGVLTPMPCVPATTGTWTPAAPRTVVGGQPVLAQGAMCVCAYGGVVQVVVPGPVRTTVA comes from the coding sequence GTGCCCCTGCCCGTCACCACGTCGGCCACCGTCACCTGCTCGTTCGGGACGGCGCCCGCCACGCTCGTCGCGCTCCCGACGCCGCGCGTGCTGGTCGAGGGCCGCCCGGTCGCGACCGTCTCCGACGCGGCGCCCCTGGTCAACGTCCCGCCGTTCGCCATGTGCCTGTCCCTGGCCAACCCGCAGGTCGCGGCGGCGACGGCGGCGGCCCTGGGCGTGCTGACCCCGATGCCGTGCGTGCCGGCCACGACCGGGACGTGGACGCCCGCCGCCCCGCGCACCGTGGTCGGCGGCCAGCCGGTCCTCGCGCAGGGCGCGATGTGCGTGTGCGCGTACGGCGGCGTGGTGCAGGTCGTGGTGCCGGGCCCGGTCCGCACGACGGTCGCCTGA
- a CDS encoding septum formation family protein: MGRRTATRRPRATALVGAALLTNVAVAGCAWFGDDGTNATQVLDLAVGDCVVTPDDVQAELTDVTTVACDAPHQMEVYALVPDALDGPEAHPGVDALAAFADGVCAERFAGYVGVDYRDSDLFLTYLLPSARGWSEGDTTVTCLVTTTGEQLIASVAGSGR, encoded by the coding sequence GTGGGACGCAGGACGGCGACGCGACGGCCCCGGGCGACAGCCCTGGTCGGGGCGGCACTGCTGACGAACGTCGCCGTCGCGGGCTGCGCGTGGTTCGGCGACGACGGGACGAACGCGACGCAGGTGCTCGACCTCGCGGTGGGCGACTGCGTCGTCACCCCCGACGACGTGCAGGCCGAGCTGACCGACGTCACCACCGTCGCGTGCGACGCCCCGCACCAGATGGAGGTCTACGCGCTGGTGCCCGACGCGCTCGACGGCCCCGAGGCCCACCCGGGCGTCGACGCCCTGGCGGCGTTCGCCGACGGCGTGTGCGCCGAGCGGTTCGCGGGGTACGTGGGCGTGGACTACCGCGACTCCGACCTCTTCCTCACCTACCTGCTGCCGTCGGCGCGCGGCTGGTCCGAGGGCGACACGACGGTGACCTGCCTCGTCACGACCACCGGTGAGCAGCTCATCGCGTCGGTCGCGGGCTCGGGGCGCTGA